In one Flavobacteriales bacterium genomic region, the following are encoded:
- a CDS encoding universal stress protein: MADLLCTTDLTAASTVAIQHAMALGDRLGARVSLLHVVGKEERRSVDEVRKSIEQTVDALGGAAVRLLMPEGDFMEEIVAESARGHRLLVMGTHGAHGLRQKLFGADILKLVRKAATPCFVVQEGSPVDRELCRIVLPVAGHQDIGRLLDAVCLLARACAAEVHVFQLMRPGEAPSDVLLANKVRMFERLEEEGIRQVEANEPMNSFSMGFAKATIDYAQRIGAGCIAIMAHASDEYRYIADAEKERILSNPAAIPVLCA; the protein is encoded by the coding sequence ATGGCCGATCTGCTCTGCACCACCGATCTAACGGCCGCTTCCACCGTGGCCATTCAGCATGCCATGGCCTTGGGCGATCGCCTGGGCGCCCGCGTGAGCCTGCTCCATGTGGTGGGCAAGGAAGAGCGGCGCTCCGTGGATGAGGTGCGGAAGAGCATCGAGCAAACCGTGGATGCCTTGGGGGGGGCGGCCGTACGGCTGCTCATGCCGGAGGGTGATTTCATGGAGGAGATCGTGGCGGAGAGCGCACGTGGGCATCGCTTGTTGGTGATGGGCACCCACGGCGCCCACGGACTTCGCCAGAAGCTGTTCGGCGCGGACATCCTCAAGCTCGTGAGAAAGGCCGCCACGCCTTGTTTCGTGGTCCAGGAAGGCTCCCCCGTCGACCGGGAGCTTTGCCGGATCGTGCTCCCCGTGGCGGGCCACCAGGACATCGGAAGGCTCCTGGATGCGGTATGCCTGTTGGCGCGGGCCTGTGCTGCTGAAGTGCATGTCTTCCAGCTCATGCGGCCCGGTGAGGCCCCCAGCGATGTCCTCCTGGCGAATAAGGTGCGCATGTTCGAGCGGCTTGAAGAGGAGGGGATTCGCCAGGTGGAGGCCAATGAGCCCATGAATTCGTTCAGCATGGGTTTCGCCAAGGCTACCATCGACTATGCGCAGCGCATCGGGGCCGGTTGCATCGCCATCATGGCCCATGCCTCCGATGAGTATCGCTACATCGCCGATGCCGAGAAGGAGCGCATCCTGTCGAATCCGGCTGCTATTCCGGTGCTCTGCGCCTGA
- a CDS encoding choice-of-anchor B family protein — protein MRKALLALALLCGLGLSAQLNVSFVGRLDYQALRGSNLANLWGYTDESGNEYALMGVCGTDEDNPGGLSVVSLADPSAPQEVFFFPGPASIWREIKVWGDYAYATTEAENGGLVIVDLSPLPQSTDLPATVWLAPDWHTSHSLFIDEQGRLYIHGANRGNGGVIMYDLTQDPMNPVEVGEFDTWYCHDSYARGDTLYAAHIYDGFFSIVDVSDPAAPVLLGTKSTPNDFTHNTWLDDSGNYLFTTDERTNSYVGAYDVSDPSDITEVDRLRSDNGSGAIPHNTYWLNDYVVTSYYTYGVSIYDASDPHNMVEVGHYDTSPFTGDGFNGAWGVYPFFASGNLIISDMEEGLFVLAPEYTQACRLEGMVRNAQTSAPVGGASITLIGTPISALTPIGGTYATGYHTAGIYSVTVSAPGYYPSTIDGVVLENGEVTVLDVDLEPMVAFSVEGLVITEGTGEPVPGAQVLLRNEEFTYEGTTDGAGSYSLSGIFADEFATLAGRWGWRTRCLPVQAVAEGAPPPPIELPRVYADDFALDLGWTVTGTATSGQWQRGIPQGTTLGNAQSNPGADAPGDCGDEAYVTGLTGGGAGDDDVDGGNTVLTSPAFDATGAGEAHVRYRRWFFNGGGSGNPNDALVISLSDGSTTVVLETVTAATAGASSWIQRDFRISDFMTPTSTMRLLASVADDAPGHVVEAGLDVFELVHEDANGLADAATPALVLYPNPTDGPVRLLADGAAGTVRIVDAVGRTLLTDRMPPSGMLDLILDASNGTYAVELCLTDGRCMRQRLILAR, from the coding sequence ATGCGCAAAGCACTTCTCGCCCTTGCCCTTCTCTGCGGCCTAGGCCTTTCCGCCCAACTCAACGTCTCCTTCGTCGGCCGGTTGGATTACCAGGCTCTACGGGGCAGCAACCTGGCCAATCTCTGGGGCTATACGGACGAGTCCGGCAACGAGTACGCCCTCATGGGCGTTTGCGGGACAGATGAGGACAATCCCGGTGGCTTGTCAGTGGTCAGCCTCGCCGACCCCTCCGCCCCCCAGGAGGTCTTCTTCTTCCCTGGCCCGGCATCCATCTGGCGGGAGATCAAGGTCTGGGGCGACTATGCCTATGCGACCACCGAGGCCGAGAACGGCGGCCTGGTCATTGTTGACCTGAGCCCATTGCCCCAGTCGACAGACCTCCCCGCCACGGTCTGGCTCGCACCGGATTGGCATACCTCCCACTCGCTCTTCATCGATGAGCAAGGCCGGTTATACATCCACGGAGCGAATCGCGGCAATGGAGGAGTCATCATGTACGACCTCACGCAGGACCCGATGAATCCGGTGGAGGTGGGCGAATTCGATACGTGGTATTGCCACGACAGCTACGCCCGCGGCGATACCCTCTATGCGGCGCACATCTATGACGGCTTCTTTTCCATCGTGGACGTGTCCGATCCCGCGGCCCCCGTTCTGCTGGGCACGAAATCGACGCCGAACGACTTCACGCACAACACGTGGCTCGACGATAGCGGGAATTACCTCTTCACCACCGATGAGCGCACCAACTCCTACGTGGGCGCATACGATGTGAGCGATCCCTCGGACATCACCGAAGTGGACCGCCTGCGCAGCGACAACGGTTCCGGCGCCATTCCCCACAATACCTATTGGCTGAACGACTATGTGGTGACCTCCTACTATACCTATGGTGTGTCCATCTACGATGCCTCGGATCCGCACAACATGGTGGAGGTCGGGCACTATGACACCTCGCCATTCACTGGCGACGGCTTCAACGGGGCTTGGGGCGTATATCCCTTCTTCGCATCGGGGAACCTCATCATCTCGGACATGGAGGAGGGCCTGTTCGTGCTTGCCCCCGAATACACACAAGCCTGCCGGCTGGAAGGCATGGTGCGCAATGCACAGACCAGCGCACCGGTCGGTGGTGCCTCCATCACCCTGATCGGCACCCCCATTTCCGCGCTCACGCCCATTGGCGGCACGTATGCCACGGGCTACCACACCGCAGGCATCTACAGCGTTACAGTCAGCGCTCCAGGCTACTATCCATCCACGATCGATGGCGTGGTCCTCGAGAACGGGGAGGTCACTGTATTGGACGTCGACCTGGAACCCATGGTCGCATTCAGCGTCGAGGGGCTGGTCATCACGGAAGGGACGGGGGAACCGGTCCCTGGAGCGCAGGTGCTCCTGAGGAACGAGGAATTCACCTACGAGGGCACCACGGACGGTGCTGGCTCCTACAGCCTCAGCGGAATCTTCGCCGATGAGTTCGCCACCCTTGCCGGGCGGTGGGGCTGGCGCACAAGGTGCCTGCCCGTGCAGGCGGTCGCGGAGGGCGCACCGCCGCCACCGATCGAGCTGCCGCGGGTCTATGCGGATGATTTCGCGCTCGACCTGGGATGGACGGTCACGGGTACGGCAACCTCGGGACAGTGGCAGCGGGGCATCCCGCAAGGCACCACCCTTGGCAATGCGCAGAGCAACCCGGGAGCGGATGCGCCGGGGGATTGCGGTGATGAGGCCTACGTGACCGGATTGACCGGCGGTGGCGCAGGTGATGACGACGTGGACGGCGGCAATACCGTGCTGACCTCTCCCGCTTTCGATGCCACCGGGGCGGGCGAGGCCCATGTGCGCTACCGGCGGTGGTTCTTCAACGGCGGGGGCAGCGGCAACCCGAATGATGCGCTCGTCATTTCACTCAGCGATGGCAGCACCACGGTGGTGCTTGAAACGGTGACGGCTGCCACGGCGGGTGCTTCCTCCTGGATCCAGCGTGACTTCCGGATCTCGGATTTCATGACCCCGACCTCGACGATGCGGCTGCTCGCTTCGGTGGCCGATGATGCGCCGGGCCATGTGGTGGAGGCCGGCCTCGATGTCTTTGAGCTCGTGCACGAGGATGCCAATGGCTTGGCGGATGCCGCTACACCCGCCTTGGTCCTCTACCCCAATCCCACCGATGGCCCGGTTCGCCTGCTAGCCGATGGCGCTGCGGGCACGGTGCGCATCGTGGATGCGGTGGGGCGCACCCTGTTGACGGACCGTATGCCCCCGTCCGGGATGCTCGACCTGATTCTGGATGCCTCGAATGGCACCTATGCGGTGGAGTTGTGCCTTACGGATGGGCGCTGCATGCGTCAGAGGCTCATCCTCGCCCGATGA
- a CDS encoding tetratricopeptide repeat protein, with the protein MKREAGLGGAMMCGLFAALLWLLPGYGGAQSVQLLLVRGDSLLDADKPQRALVVFDEAVRKETSVRTLLSRARAYSALKRNDRFVEDIDKALRLDSTAGEAHYQRGAYALRVNDSDRAEFHGTRAILFARDARAKARAHNLRGEARAERKQFAAAIEDLAAAWAGGLEEVTAMRTLAQLYDVEGRHEEALRVLERLCEMDPSDLGNWTNRAHELNMLGRFEDALPITERALGYDADEPVALSHKAYALAKLERDDEAWTTVERSLRNYPSNPYALRTRAILRLRRGDRAKACDDLSLARALADIPEVDRLAQEHCASQGTRKR; encoded by the coding sequence ATGAAAAGGGAAGCCGGCCTTGGCGGGGCGATGATGTGCGGATTGTTCGCAGCCTTGCTGTGGCTGCTGCCGGGCTACGGAGGGGCCCAGAGCGTACAGCTCCTGCTGGTGCGCGGCGATTCGCTTCTCGACGCCGACAAGCCCCAGCGGGCGCTGGTCGTTTTCGACGAAGCGGTCCGCAAGGAAACATCCGTTCGGACCCTGCTCTCCAGGGCGCGCGCCTATTCCGCTCTCAAGCGCAACGACCGTTTCGTGGAGGATATCGACAAGGCTCTCCGGCTCGATAGCACCGCCGGAGAGGCGCATTACCAGCGTGGCGCATATGCATTGCGCGTGAATGATTCGGATCGGGCCGAGTTCCATGGCACGCGGGCAATCCTCTTCGCCCGGGACGCACGGGCCAAGGCCAGGGCGCACAACCTGCGCGGCGAGGCGAGAGCGGAGCGCAAGCAGTTCGCCGCTGCGATCGAGGACCTGGCCGCTGCATGGGCCGGCGGGCTGGAGGAGGTGACCGCTATGCGCACCCTCGCGCAGCTCTATGACGTTGAGGGCCGGCACGAGGAGGCGCTCCGGGTGCTTGAGCGCCTGTGCGAGATGGATCCCTCCGACCTGGGCAACTGGACCAATAGGGCGCATGAATTGAACATGCTGGGCCGATTCGAGGATGCATTGCCCATTACGGAGCGGGCCTTGGGCTACGATGCGGACGAGCCGGTGGCCTTGAGCCACAAGGCGTATGCATTGGCCAAGCTGGAGCGCGACGATGAAGCGTGGACCACCGTTGAGCGCAGCCTGCGCAATTACCCCAGCAACCCCTATGCGCTGCGCACTCGCGCAATCCTGCGTCTCCGGAGGGGCGACCGTGCCAAGGCCTGCGACGACCTCAGCTTGGCGAGGGCACTTGCGGATATCCCCGAAGTGGACCGGTTGGCGCAGGAGCACTGCGCCTCGCAGGGCACGCGGAAGCGCTGA